One region of Cherax quadricarinatus isolate ZL_2023a unplaced genomic scaffold, ASM3850222v1 Contig916, whole genome shotgun sequence genomic DNA includes:
- the LOC128692428 gene encoding zinc finger protein 436, which translates to MSHPQQKPYQCSECIKDFSQKSHLVSHKRIHTGEKPYHCSECLKNFNQKSHLVSHKRIHTGEKPHQCSMCLKSFSRKSTLILHIRNHTGEKPYQCSECLKGFSWKSALTIHMRSHTGKKPYQCSECLKHFSNKSDLLKHIRIHTGEKPYQCSECLKDFSNKSDLRKHIKIHTGEKPYQCSECLKNFSSKSVLLKHSRFHTGQK; encoded by the coding sequence ATGTCTCACCCACAacagaaaccatatcagtgttcagagtgtataAAAGACTTTTCACAAAAATCCCATTTAGTATCACACAagagaattcatactggagagaaaccatatcactGTTCAGAGTGTCTCAAAAACTTTAATCAAAAATCTCATTTAGTATCACACAagagaattcatactggagagaaaccgcATCAGTGTTCAATGTGTCTAAAAAGTTTTTCAAGAAAATCTACTTTAATATTACACATAAGAaatcatactggagagaaaccatatcaatgttcagagtgtctaaaaggTTTTTCATGGAAATCTGCTTTGACAATTCACATGAGAAGCCATACTGGgaagaaaccatatcagtgctcTGAGTGTCTAAAACATTTTTCAAACAAATCTGATTTATTGAAACATATAAGAATTCATACtggagaaaaaccatatcagtgttcagagtgtctaaaagaCTTTTCAAATAAATCTGATTTAAGAAAACACATAaaaattcatacaggagagaaaccatatcagtgttcagagtgtctaaagaACTTTTCAAGCAAATCTGTTTTATTAAAACACTCAAGATTTCATACTGGTCAGAAATAA